A single Ziziphus jujuba cultivar Dongzao chromosome 11, ASM3175591v1 DNA region contains:
- the LOC107431600 gene encoding cytokinin dehydrogenase 1 isoform X2, producing the protein MVSPLYTLIKQNNIIYLKFFIILFMSCIPDRTNLCSNRILAAIPPDHHVDSSDNTLLSLETLSLGGYLSFHDNYHAAKDFGNTYHFLPLAVLHPKSVSDISSTIKYIFEMGSGSDLTVAARGHAHSLQGQAQAHQGIVINMESLEEPEMQVYTGELPYADVSGGHLWIDILHETLRHGLAPKSWTDYLYLTVGGTLSYAGISGQAFKHGPQIDNVYQLEVVTGKGEVVTCSENQNADLFHGVLGGLGQFGIITRARISLEPAPKMVKWIRVLYSDFSLFSKDQEYLLSSQNSFDYIEGFVMINRTGLLNNWRSSFNPKDPHQASQFSSDGRTLYCLEIAKYFYQGDHTDIINQTERLLSELSYIPSTLFLSEVSYVEFLDRVHVSEKKLRAKGLWEVPHPWLNLFVPKSKIIKFNEEVFGNILTDATSGPILIYPVNTSKWSNKTSLVTPDEDIIYLVAFLSSAVPSSTGKDGLQHILNRNQKILDYCATNPLGIKQYLPHYSTREEWKAHFGPKWQAFLQRKSAYDPLAILAPGQRIFKKAKPLLRH; encoded by the exons ATGGTGTCTCCTCTTTACACCTTAATCAAACAGAACAACATTATTTAcctcaaattttttataatcctATTCATGAGTTGCATACCCGACAGAACCAACCTATGTTCCAACAGGATTTTAGCAGCAATACCACCTGATCATCATGTAGACTCTTCTGATAATACCCTTTTGTCTTTGGAAACACTAAGCCTAGGTGGCTACTTGAGCTTTCATGACAATTACCATGCAGCTAAAGACTTCGGCAATACATACCATTTCCTTCCATTAGCTGTTCTGCATCCGAAATCCGTTTCGGATATCTCCTCCACCATAAAGTATATCTTCGAAATGGGATCTGGTTCGGACCTAACAGTTGCTGCTAGAGGCCATGCCCATTCCCTCCAAGGTCAAGCACAAGCCCACCAAGGCATAGTTATCAACATGGAGTCGCTTGAAGAACCAGAAATGCAAGTGTATACTGGGGAGCTTCCTTATGCAGATGTTTCAGGTGGCCATTTGTGGATAGACATTCTGCATGAGACGCTTAGACATGGGCTTGCACCAAAATCTTGGACTGATTACCTTTATCTCACTGTGGGTGGGACTTTATCTTATGCTGGTATCAGTGGACAGGCATTCAAGCATGGACCTCAGATCGATAACGTCTATCAGCTTGAGGTTGTCACTG GGAAGGGAGAGGTTGTTACCTGTTCGGAGAACCAAAATGCTGATCTCTTTCATGGTGTTTTAGGAGGGCTTGGACAGTTTGGCATCATTACTCGGGCTAGAATTTCTCTCGAACCAGCGCCGAAAATG GTGAAATGGATCAGAGTTCTGTACTCGGACTTCTCATTGTTTTCCAAAGACCAAGAATATCTATTATCATCCCAAAATTCGTTTGACTATATTGAAGGGTTTGTGATGATAAACAGAACAGGTTTGCTTAATAACTGGAGGTCTTCCTTCAATCCCAAAGATCCACATCAAGCAAGCCAATTCAGTTCAGATGGAAGAACTCTGTACTGCTTAGAAATagctaaatatttttatcaaggTGATCATACCGATATTATAAACCAG ACAGAAAGATTGCTGTCAGAGTTGAGTTATATTCCATCCACTCTCTTCCTCTCTGAAGTCTCTTACGTTGAATTTCTAGATAGAGTGCATGTATCAGAAAAGAAACTCAGAGCAAAAGGGTTGTGGGAAGTTCCTCATCCATGGCTGAACCTTTTCGTCCCAAAGAGCAAGATAATCAAGTTCAATGAGGAGGTGTTTGGCAACATTCTTACAGATGCTACCAGTGGTCCTATCCTTATCTACCCAGTGAACACATCCAA GTGGAGCAATAAAACCTCATTGGTCACCCCAGATGAAGACATAATATACTTAGTAGCATTTCTATCCTCTGCAGTGCCATCTTCTACGGGGAAAGATGGGCTACAGCATATTTTGAATCGAAACCAAAAAATTCTAGACTACTGCGCCACAAATCCTCTTGGTATTAAGCAATATCTGCCCCATTACAGCACTCGGGAAGAATGGAAAGCTCATTTTGGGCCTAAATGGCAAGCTTTTTTACAGAGGAAATCAGCTTATGACCCTTTGGCAATCCTTGCTCCTGGACAAAGAATCTTCAAAAAGGCAAAACCCCTGTTACGACATTAG
- the LOC107431600 gene encoding cytokinin dehydrogenase 1 isoform X1, whose translation MVSPLYTLIKQNNIIYLKFFIILFMSCIPDRTNLCSNRILAAIPPDHHVDSSDNTLLSLETLSLGGYLSFHDNYHAAKDFGNTYHFLPLAVLHPKSVSDISSTIKYIFEMGSGSDLTVAARGHAHSLQGQAQAHQGIVINMESLEEPEMQVYTGELPYADVSGGHLWIDILHETLRHGLAPKSWTDYLYLTVGGTLSYAGISGQAFKHGPQIDNVYQLEVVTGKGEVVTCSENQNADLFHGVLGGLGQFGIITRARISLEPAPKMVKWIRVLYSDFSLFSKDQEYLLSSQNSFDYIEGFVMINRTGLLNNWRSSFNPKDPHQASQFSSDGRTLYCLEIAKYFYQGDHTDIINQKTERLLSELSYIPSTLFLSEVSYVEFLDRVHVSEKKLRAKGLWEVPHPWLNLFVPKSKIIKFNEEVFGNILTDATSGPILIYPVNTSKWSNKTSLVTPDEDIIYLVAFLSSAVPSSTGKDGLQHILNRNQKILDYCATNPLGIKQYLPHYSTREEWKAHFGPKWQAFLQRKSAYDPLAILAPGQRIFKKAKPLLRH comes from the exons ATGGTGTCTCCTCTTTACACCTTAATCAAACAGAACAACATTATTTAcctcaaattttttataatcctATTCATGAGTTGCATACCCGACAGAACCAACCTATGTTCCAACAGGATTTTAGCAGCAATACCACCTGATCATCATGTAGACTCTTCTGATAATACCCTTTTGTCTTTGGAAACACTAAGCCTAGGTGGCTACTTGAGCTTTCATGACAATTACCATGCAGCTAAAGACTTCGGCAATACATACCATTTCCTTCCATTAGCTGTTCTGCATCCGAAATCCGTTTCGGATATCTCCTCCACCATAAAGTATATCTTCGAAATGGGATCTGGTTCGGACCTAACAGTTGCTGCTAGAGGCCATGCCCATTCCCTCCAAGGTCAAGCACAAGCCCACCAAGGCATAGTTATCAACATGGAGTCGCTTGAAGAACCAGAAATGCAAGTGTATACTGGGGAGCTTCCTTATGCAGATGTTTCAGGTGGCCATTTGTGGATAGACATTCTGCATGAGACGCTTAGACATGGGCTTGCACCAAAATCTTGGACTGATTACCTTTATCTCACTGTGGGTGGGACTTTATCTTATGCTGGTATCAGTGGACAGGCATTCAAGCATGGACCTCAGATCGATAACGTCTATCAGCTTGAGGTTGTCACTG GGAAGGGAGAGGTTGTTACCTGTTCGGAGAACCAAAATGCTGATCTCTTTCATGGTGTTTTAGGAGGGCTTGGACAGTTTGGCATCATTACTCGGGCTAGAATTTCTCTCGAACCAGCGCCGAAAATG GTGAAATGGATCAGAGTTCTGTACTCGGACTTCTCATTGTTTTCCAAAGACCAAGAATATCTATTATCATCCCAAAATTCGTTTGACTATATTGAAGGGTTTGTGATGATAAACAGAACAGGTTTGCTTAATAACTGGAGGTCTTCCTTCAATCCCAAAGATCCACATCAAGCAAGCCAATTCAGTTCAGATGGAAGAACTCTGTACTGCTTAGAAATagctaaatatttttatcaaggTGATCATACCGATATTATAAACCAG AAGACAGAAAGATTGCTGTCAGAGTTGAGTTATATTCCATCCACTCTCTTCCTCTCTGAAGTCTCTTACGTTGAATTTCTAGATAGAGTGCATGTATCAGAAAAGAAACTCAGAGCAAAAGGGTTGTGGGAAGTTCCTCATCCATGGCTGAACCTTTTCGTCCCAAAGAGCAAGATAATCAAGTTCAATGAGGAGGTGTTTGGCAACATTCTTACAGATGCTACCAGTGGTCCTATCCTTATCTACCCAGTGAACACATCCAA GTGGAGCAATAAAACCTCATTGGTCACCCCAGATGAAGACATAATATACTTAGTAGCATTTCTATCCTCTGCAGTGCCATCTTCTACGGGGAAAGATGGGCTACAGCATATTTTGAATCGAAACCAAAAAATTCTAGACTACTGCGCCACAAATCCTCTTGGTATTAAGCAATATCTGCCCCATTACAGCACTCGGGAAGAATGGAAAGCTCATTTTGGGCCTAAATGGCAAGCTTTTTTACAGAGGAAATCAGCTTATGACCCTTTGGCAATCCTTGCTCCTGGACAAAGAATCTTCAAAAAGGCAAAACCCCTGTTACGACATTAG
- the LOC107431601 gene encoding uncharacterized protein LOC107431601, translating into MDNTSDQNLHGKNESKFRDEGAKSTRPDIDEKEVLKPISSSPNGSNLGKAIDWKVGENILQDTHPGDTGDVNMEASINADDVIRAGGFGARDDISSFLPVASDSTDFEATIRDAREYEEPQGEICRPGLGWTGSPETK; encoded by the exons ATGGACAACACTTCGGATCAAAATTTGCATG GTAAGAATGAAAGCAAGTTTAGAGATGAAGGAGCTAAATCCACTCGTCCAGACATCGATGAGAAGGAGGTCTTAAAACCGATTTCAAGTTCCCCAAATGGCAGTAATTTAGGTAAGGCTATAGACTGGAAAGTAGGAGAAAACATTCTCCAAGATACACATCCTGGAGATACTGGGGATGTAAACATGGAGGCTTCCATAAATGCTGATGATGTTATACGGGCTGGAGGATTTGGAGCTAGAGATGATATTAGTAGCTTTCTTCCTGTTGCAAGTGATTCTACAGATTTTGAAGCTACTATCCGTGATGCTCGAGAATACGAGGAACCACAGGGTGAAATATGCAGACCAGGCCTCGGTTGGACTGGATCTCCGGAAACAAAATAG
- the LOC107431600 gene encoding cytokinin dehydrogenase 1 isoform X3, producing MVSPLYTLIKQNNIIYLKFFIILFMSCIPDRTNLCSNRILAAIPPDHHVDSSDNTLLSLETLSLGGYLSFHDNYHAAKDFGNTYHFLPLAVLHPKSVSDISSTIKYIFEMGSGSDLTVAARGHAHSLQGQAQAHQGIVINMESLEEPEMQVYTGELPYADVSGGHLWIDILHETLRHGLAPKSWTDYLYLTVGGTLSYAGISGQAFKHGPQIDNVYQLEVVTGKGEVVTCSENQNADLFHGVLGGLGQFGIITRARISLEPAPKMVKWIRVLYSDFSLFSKDQEYLLSSQNSFDYIEGFVMINRTGLLNNWRSSFNPKDPHQASQFSSDGRTLYCLEIAKYFYQGDPHPKNILMQKTERLLSELSYIPSTLFLSEVSYVEFLDRVHVSEKKLRAKGLWEVPHPWLNLFVPKSKIIKFNEEVFGNILTDATSGPILIYPVNTSKWSNKTSLVTPDEDIIYLVAFLSSAVPSSTGKDGLQHILNRNQKILDYCATNPLGIKQYLPHYSTREEWKAHFGPKWQAFLQRKSAYDPLAILAPGQRIFKKAKPLLRH from the exons ATGGTGTCTCCTCTTTACACCTTAATCAAACAGAACAACATTATTTAcctcaaattttttataatcctATTCATGAGTTGCATACCCGACAGAACCAACCTATGTTCCAACAGGATTTTAGCAGCAATACCACCTGATCATCATGTAGACTCTTCTGATAATACCCTTTTGTCTTTGGAAACACTAAGCCTAGGTGGCTACTTGAGCTTTCATGACAATTACCATGCAGCTAAAGACTTCGGCAATACATACCATTTCCTTCCATTAGCTGTTCTGCATCCGAAATCCGTTTCGGATATCTCCTCCACCATAAAGTATATCTTCGAAATGGGATCTGGTTCGGACCTAACAGTTGCTGCTAGAGGCCATGCCCATTCCCTCCAAGGTCAAGCACAAGCCCACCAAGGCATAGTTATCAACATGGAGTCGCTTGAAGAACCAGAAATGCAAGTGTATACTGGGGAGCTTCCTTATGCAGATGTTTCAGGTGGCCATTTGTGGATAGACATTCTGCATGAGACGCTTAGACATGGGCTTGCACCAAAATCTTGGACTGATTACCTTTATCTCACTGTGGGTGGGACTTTATCTTATGCTGGTATCAGTGGACAGGCATTCAAGCATGGACCTCAGATCGATAACGTCTATCAGCTTGAGGTTGTCACTG GGAAGGGAGAGGTTGTTACCTGTTCGGAGAACCAAAATGCTGATCTCTTTCATGGTGTTTTAGGAGGGCTTGGACAGTTTGGCATCATTACTCGGGCTAGAATTTCTCTCGAACCAGCGCCGAAAATG GTGAAATGGATCAGAGTTCTGTACTCGGACTTCTCATTGTTTTCCAAAGACCAAGAATATCTATTATCATCCCAAAATTCGTTTGACTATATTGAAGGGTTTGTGATGATAAACAGAACAGGTTTGCTTAATAACTGGAGGTCTTCCTTCAATCCCAAAGATCCACATCAAGCAAGCCAATTCAGTTCAGATGGAAGAACTCTGTACTGCTTAGAAATagctaaatatttttatcaag GGGATCCTCATCcaaaaaatattctaatgcAGAAGACAGAAAGATTGCTGTCAGAGTTGAGTTATATTCCATCCACTCTCTTCCTCTCTGAAGTCTCTTACGTTGAATTTCTAGATAGAGTGCATGTATCAGAAAAGAAACTCAGAGCAAAAGGGTTGTGGGAAGTTCCTCATCCATGGCTGAACCTTTTCGTCCCAAAGAGCAAGATAATCAAGTTCAATGAGGAGGTGTTTGGCAACATTCTTACAGATGCTACCAGTGGTCCTATCCTTATCTACCCAGTGAACACATCCAA GTGGAGCAATAAAACCTCATTGGTCACCCCAGATGAAGACATAATATACTTAGTAGCATTTCTATCCTCTGCAGTGCCATCTTCTACGGGGAAAGATGGGCTACAGCATATTTTGAATCGAAACCAAAAAATTCTAGACTACTGCGCCACAAATCCTCTTGGTATTAAGCAATATCTGCCCCATTACAGCACTCGGGAAGAATGGAAAGCTCATTTTGGGCCTAAATGGCAAGCTTTTTTACAGAGGAAATCAGCTTATGACCCTTTGGCAATCCTTGCTCCTGGACAAAGAATCTTCAAAAAGGCAAAACCCCTGTTACGACATTAG